From the genome of Synergistales bacterium, one region includes:
- a CDS encoding RelA/SpoT domain-containing protein yields the protein MAGTNTDAWMDRYIKEHDLYKSFTSRLCNLVQDLLENLGVEQFHVESRTKGLDRFSELINDSGVSYDDPFKEITDLSGVRIVLYYAEELERVAQMIEEEFRVYPEQSVPYEAIHDPDVYGYRSIRYAVSLPEQRRELREWSRYRDLLAEIQVRTILQNAWVNITTTLPYEQLKQSKSMLKRKLSRMSALLEEADEGFLTLRHLLGGQEPPSGGSTPPPPEEGGGPEEPEPQPEREPEPEPQQPPEEPPALSAEGLETYFAGRPEQLQNWERMARDIGYPVQRYPEEHERQSLKDLVALLDAAGIRTLQDFQRFLEDMEAGGKGRDHLQSIYDSFSDEIADWKVDSYAVLFLMVLNARWQILQDRDLSLLGIKEATDRIKGQ from the coding sequence ATGGCCGGCACAAACACGGACGCCTGGATGGACCGGTACATAAAGGAGCACGACCTCTACAAGAGCTTCACCTCGCGGTTGTGCAATCTTGTCCAGGATCTTCTGGAGAACCTCGGCGTTGAGCAGTTTCATGTAGAAAGCCGGACGAAGGGGTTGGATCGGTTCAGCGAGCTGATCAACGATTCCGGGGTCTCCTACGACGACCCCTTCAAAGAGATTACAGACCTTTCGGGTGTCCGCATCGTGCTCTACTATGCGGAGGAGCTGGAACGGGTGGCCCAGATGATCGAGGAGGAGTTCCGGGTCTACCCGGAGCAGTCGGTGCCCTACGAGGCGATACACGACCCCGATGTCTACGGCTACCGTTCGATCCGCTACGCCGTCTCCCTGCCGGAGCAGCGCCGCGAGCTGCGGGAGTGGAGCCGCTACCGGGACCTGCTGGCGGAGATCCAGGTGCGTACCATCCTGCAGAATGCCTGGGTGAACATTACCACCACGCTCCCCTACGAGCAGCTGAAGCAGTCCAAGAGCATGCTGAAGCGGAAGCTCTCCCGGATGAGCGCGCTGCTGGAGGAGGCCGACGAAGGCTTCCTGACGCTGCGGCATCTGCTCGGCGGCCAGGAACCGCCCTCCGGCGGCAGCACACCGCCTCCGCCGGAAGAGGGAGGCGGTCCGGAGGAACCCGAACCGCAGCCTGAACGGGAACCCGAGCCGGAGCCCCAGCAGCCGCCTGAGGAGCCGCCGGCGCTCTCCGCCGAAGGACTGGAGACCTACTTCGCCGGCCGGCCGGAACAGCTCCAGAACTGGGAGCGCATGGCCCGGGATATCGGCTATCCGGTGCAGCGCTACCCCGAGGAGCACGAACGGCAGAGCCTGAAGGATCTGGTGGCCCTGCTGGATGCGGCGGGCATCCGCACCCTCCAGGATTTCCAGCGTTTCCTGGAGGACATGGAGGCCGGCGGCAAGGGCCGGGATCATCTCCAGTCGATCTACGACTCCTTCAGCGACGAGATCGCCGACTGGAAGGTGGATTCCTACGCCGTGCTCTTCCTGATGGTGCTGAACGCCCGCTGGCAGATCCTGCAGGATCGGGATCTCTCCCTGCTGGGCATCAAGGAGGCCACAGACCGGATCAAGGGACAGTAA